From the genome of Drosophila melanogaster chromosome 2L, one region includes:
- the Myo28B1 gene encoding myosin 28B1, isoform D yields MSEFVRQHGEYVWVKPQNTTSEFAVPFGARIVRTEKTQTLVCDDRNKQFWVPAGDVLKAMHITSQEDVEDMITLGDLQEYTILRNLQNRYAKQLIYTYTGSMLVAINPYQILPIYTNREIQLYRNKSLAELPPHIFAISDNAFQRLQRLKENQCVVISGESGAGKTESTKLILQYLAAISGKHSWIEQQIIEANPIMEAFGNAKTVRNDNSSRFGKYIEIRFTPQGAIQGARIQQYLLEKSRIVFQSRDERNYHIFYCMLAGLSTAERERLKLQEQSPSQYHYLAQGGCFTLPGRGDAKDFADIRAAMKVLSFKPEEVWSILSLLAAILHLGNLRFTATEVANLATAEIDDTPNLQRVAQLLGIPISALNAALTQRTIFVHGEHVTTSLSKEAAIEGRDAFVKSLYDGIFVRIVRRINETINKQVDQPMNSIGVLDIFGFENFDNNSFEQLCINYANENLQQFFVGHIFKMEQDEYQNEHINWQHIEFQDNQQILDLIGMKPMNLMSLIDEESKFPKGTDQTLLEKLHVQHGNRSIYVKGKTTQTSLFGIRHYAGVVMYNPLGFLEKNRDSFSGDLRTLVQRSTNKYLVDIFPHEMPMDTAKKQPTLCVKFRNSLDMLMRTLSQAHPYFIRCIKPNEYKEPKNFDKELCVRQLRYSGMMETARIRRAGYPIRHAYRAFVERYRLLVPPVGPLEQCDCRKLARQICEVALPADSDRQYGKTKLFLRDEDDASLELQRSQLMLKSIVTIQRGIRRVLFRRYMKRYREAIITVQRYWRGRLQRRKYQVMRQGFHRLGACIAAQQLTTKFTMVRCRTIKLQALSRGYLVRKDFQKKLLERRKQNQLKKEELLKLAKMKEAEELLRLQQLKEQKEREQREQQEKRLQEEQRLKAEAAARNALAMAAVQQKRRTKPVKQEAPKAPTLQARNSLPPPPTTLIVAAPLPTRPASAVTRINTIPESPGTIDVESSKQMVDDVFRFLNDEPDVSGPLGPNVKEKSMMFEQALRLRRDVPTKLLSRPVNYYEAAPRKIVNQTRL; encoded by the exons ATGTCCGAATTTGTGCGGCAACAT GGCGAGTATGTGTGGGTGAAGCCGCAAAATACTACCAGCGAATTCGCAGTGCCCTTTGGGGCTCGAATTGTGCGAACGGAGAAAACACAGACCCTAGTTTGCGATGACCGGAACAAGCAGTTCTGGGTTCCAGCTGGGGATGTCCTGAAGGCAATGCATATCACCTCCCAGGAGGATGTTGAGGATATGATCACTTTGGGTGACTTACAGGAGTACACTATACTGAGGAACCTGCAGAACAGATATGCCAAGCAATTAATATAT accTACACAGGCTCCATGTTGGTGGCCATCAATCCGTACCAGATTCTGCCTATCTACACGAATCGCGAGATACAGCTCTACAGAAATAAGTCCCTTGCTGAACTACCTCCTCACATTTTCGCCATTAGTGACAATGCCTTTCAGAGACTACAAAGACTTAAGGAGAACCAGTGCGTGGTGATCAGCGGGGAGTCGGGTGCCGGGAAGACGGAGAGCACCAAGCTGATCCTTCAGTATCTGGCCGCAATTAGTGGCAAACACTCGTGGATCGAGCAGCAAATCATAGAGGCCAATCCTATTATGGAGGCCTTTGGCAATGCCAAGACTGTACGGAATGACAACTCTTCAAGGTTCGGAAAGTACATCGAGATCAGATTCACGCCACAGGGCGCTATTCAAGGAGCTAGAATCCAGCAGTATCTTCTGGAAAAATCCCGAATTGTTTTCCAGAGTCGCGATGAGCGCAACTATCACATTTTCTACTGCATGTTGGCGGGACTTTCAACTGCGGAGAGAGAGCGCCTAAAGCTACAGGAGCAATCGCCAAGTCAGTATCATTACTTGGCCCAAGGAGGATGCTTTACTTTGCCAGGAAGAGGTGATGCCAAGGATTTTGCCGATATTCGAGCGGCTATGAAAGTGCTTTCATTTAAGCCGGAGGAAGTGTGGAGCATACTTAGTTTACTGGCGGCTATTTTGCACTTGGGAAACCTCAGATTCACAGCCACCGAGGTTGCCAATTTGGCTACGGCTGAGATAGACGATACACCAAATCTTCAGAGGGTGGCTCAATTACTGGGAATACCCATATCTGCTCTGAATGCTGCTCTTACGCAAAGAACCATCTTTGTGCATGGTGAGCACGTGACCACCAGTTTGTCCAAGGAAGCGGCTATTGAGGGTCGAGATGCTTTTGTAAAATCGTTGTACGATGGAATTTTTGTGCGCATCGTGCGAAGAATCAATGAGACTATAAACAAGCAAGTGGATCAGCCCATGAATAGCATAGGTGTTCTAGATATCTTCGGGTTCGAGAACTTCGACAATAATAGCTTTGAACAACTGTGCATCAACTATGCCAACGAAAATCTACAGCAATTTTTCGTGGGACATATCTTCAAG ATGGAACAGGATGAGTACCAGAACGAGCATATCAACTGGCAGCACATTGAGTTCCAGGATAATCAGCAAATCCTCGATCTAATTGGCATGAAACCCATGAACTTGATGTCCCTCATCGACGAAGAGTCCAAGTTTCCCAAGGGCACTGATCAAACTCTGCTCGAAAAGCTACATGTTCAGCATGGTAATCGATCCATTTACGTGAAAGGTAAAACCACCCAAACGTCTCTATTCGGAATCCGTCATTATGCCGGCGTCGTGATGTACAATCCATTGGGCTTTCTTGAAAAGAACAGGGATTCATTCAGCGGAGATCTTAGGACTCTGGTGCAGCgatcaacaaataaatatctGGTGGACATATTCCCCCATGAAATGCCCATGGATACGGCCAAGAAGCAGCCCACTTTGTGCGTGAAATTCAGAAACTCTCTGGACATGCTGATGCGCACTTTGTCGCAGGCACATCCCTACTTTATCCGTTGCATCAAGCCCAATGAATACAAGGAACCTAAG AACTTTGACAAGGAGCTGTGCGTGCGGCAGTTGCGCTACTCAGGAATGATGGAGACGGCTCGCATTCGAAGGGCTGGCTATCCGATCCGCCACGCCTACCGTGCCTTCGTGGAGAGATATCGCCTCTTGGTGCCACCGGTGGGACCTTTGGAGCAATGTGACTGCCGGAAGTTGGCGCGGCAGATCTGTGAAGTTGCCCTACCTGCCGATTCTGATCGTCAGTACGGAAAAACAAAGCTGTTCCTGCGGGACGAGGACGACGCTAGCCTGGAACTGCAGCGGTCCCAGCTGATGCTCAAGAGTATCGTGACAATTCAGCGAGGAATCAGACGGGTCTTGTTCCGACGTTACATGAAGAGATACCGCGAGGCCATTATTACGGTTCAGAGATATTGGCGAGGTCGCCTGCAGCGTCGTAAGTACCAGGTTATGCGGCAGGGATTCCATCGCCTGGGAGCCTGTATAGCTGCGCAGCAGTTGACCACCAAGTTCACGATGGTCAGGTGTCGAACCATAAAACTGCAGGCCTTGAGTCGCGGGTATCTGGTACGCAAGGACTTCCAGAAAAAGTTGTTGGAGCGGCGAAAGCAGAACCAGCTGAAGAAGGAGGAGTTACTTAAGTTGGCCAAGATGAAGGAAGCAGAGGAACTGCTAAGACTGCAGCAACTGAAGGAGCAGAAGGAGAGAGAACAAAGAGAACAGCAGGAAAAACGATTGCAGGAGGAGCAGAGGCTCAAGGCCGAAGCAGCAGCCAGAAATGCATTGGCCATGGCTGCAGTGCAGCAGAAGAGGCGAACTAAGCCCGTCAAGCAAGAGGCTCCAAAGGCTCCAACCCTGCAAGCACGCAACTCcctgccaccaccacccaccacacTGATAGTAGCTGCCCCACTACCCACTCGACCGGCCAGTGCCGTTACCAGAATTAATACCATACCCGAGAGTCCTGGCACCATTGATGTGGAGTCCTCCAAGCAAATGGTGGATGACGTGTTCCGCTTCCTAAACGATGAACCCGATGTGAGTGGTCCTCTGGGGCCGAATGTCAAAGAGAAGTCTATGATGTTCGAGCAGGCATTGCGTCTGCGTAGAGATGTGCCCACCAAGCTCCTTTCCCGCCCGGTCAACTATTACGAGGCGGCGCCTAGGAAGATTGTCAACCAGACCCGCCTCTAG
- the Myo28B1 gene encoding myosin 28B1, isoform A, producing the protein MSEFVRQHGEYVWVKPQNTTSEFAVPFGARIVRTEKTQTLVCDDRNKQFWVPAGDVLKAMHITSQEDVEDMITLGDLQEYTILRNLQNRYAKQLIYTYTGSMLVAINPYQILPIYTNREIQLYRNKSLAELPPHIFAISDNAFQRLQRLKENQCVVISGESGAGKTESTKLILQYLAAISGKHSWIEQQIIEANPIMEAFGNAKTVRNDNSSRFGKYIEIRFTPQGAIQGARIQQYLLEKSRIVFQSRDERNYHIFYCMLAGLSTAERERLKLQEQSPSQYHYLAQGGCFTLPGRGDAKDFADIRAAMKVLSFKPEEVWSILSLLAAILHLGNLRFTATEVANLATAEIDDTPNLQRVAQLLGIPISALNAALTQRTIFVHGEHVTTSLSKEAAIEGRDAFVKSLYDGIFVRIVRRINETINKQVDQPMNSIGVLDIFGFENFDNNSFEQLCINYANENLQQFFVGHIFKMEQDEYQNEHINWQHIEFQDNQQILDLIGMKPMNLMSLIDEESKFPKGTDQTLLEKLHVQHGNRSIYVKGKTTQTSLFGIRHYAGVVMYNPLGFLEKNRDSFSGDLRTLVQRSTNKYLVDIFPHEMPMDTAKKQPTLCVKFRNSLDMLMRTLSQAHPYFIRCIKPNEYKEPKNFDKELCVRQLRYSGMMETARIRRAGYPIRHAYRAFVERYRLLVPPVGPLEQCDCRKLARQICEVALPADSDRQYGKTKLFLRDEDDASLELQRSQLMLKSIVTIQRGIRRVLFRRYMKRYREAIITVQRYWRGRLQRRKYQVMRQGFHRLGACIAAQQLTTKFTMVRCRTIKLQALSRGYLVRKDFQKKLLERRKQNQLKKEELLKLAKMKEAEELLRLQQLKEQKEREQREQQEKRLQEEQRLKAEAAARNALAMAAVQQKRRTKPVKQEAPKAPTLQARNSLPPPPTTLIVAAPLPTRPASAVTRINTIPESPGTIDVESSKQMVDDVFRFLNDEPDAALRKLNNISSGDTIRLPKSVPNNIDTSDFSYLKYAATYFGGGATAQHERKPLKKSLLKHEHPIDEMASKAIWLTILRFMGDLPDVVSSPTLHVFDNENLMSDLASLLNTSDSYKPRLFVRQSQRRIPKPLASGEKEAQEFYQHWLNVPTSHLEKIHFIIGHGIIKNSLRDEILAQICKQLYLNPSRSSYSRGWLLLSLCLSCFPPSKEFEPHLRSFMKQGTAQLQATPSLQRLERTLVNGPRCQPPSLFELHAIRGRHPLRLDIHLMDGQQRRLQVDAASTAREAVNQLCQGMGLTDTFGFGLVMSLNGKLMPLGAGQEHVLDAISECEQRQLDAPWKLYIRKEMFATWYDPSMDPKATQLIYKQILNGLKCGEYRCRSEKDIAMVCALACFVEYGPGEILRLKPSEITAFVPSDLLAPGERAIENWSRLIAATYEKSSYVKEEQNDLLLEAQKRAKEDICLFAHLSWPMRHSRLFEVVRKEGPKLQSDELMLGINSAGLFLIDETEQVLASCCFSEVLKVHVESDDKLHVMTFQHVNFVLQCSSAQDANEVINYMLDNLRQRSSYGVALDPVVEGDLEDCLVLNPGDLIEFEAGVTGAQLMAGNAQDCYRGCVNGQWGQFLAGNVRVLATLTKPSEKLQDILREGRFQEPPKPTPRANYSRRRQHNISQLAESHFREPLDSDKAPLSKFSPEPLKAPLLKAVVKVPPLFQQALVMHHHILKYMGDIARSNLPVNTDLIFQPALQHPLLCDELYCQLMKQLSDNPSSESEKRGWDLLYLATGLVAPSVLVMRELIILLRMRADALADACLKRLKRSLAQGQRKKAPHLIEVEGIQQRCLHIYHKIYFPDDTVEAFEIESHTRGAELIADIAQRLELKSPVGYSIFLKTGDRVYAMPEEEFVFDFITQLIYWLRQQRTIRSISDGQYQLHFMRKLWLNNHPGEDLNGDMIFSYPQELHKYLKGYYPIDCEQASRLAILVYSADHDVSLQRLPEVLTRLIPEDLIPLQTVAEWRQQILPKVHRDHLTEDHAKILFLQELSHFACFGSTFFVVKQQNDDALPETLLIAINSTGFHMLDPTTKEILRSYEYSQLGIWSSGKNHFHIRFGNMIGASKLLCSTTQGYKMDDLLASYVKYFNEHE; encoded by the exons ATGTCCGAATTTGTGCGGCAACAT GGCGAGTATGTGTGGGTGAAGCCGCAAAATACTACCAGCGAATTCGCAGTGCCCTTTGGGGCTCGAATTGTGCGAACGGAGAAAACACAGACCCTAGTTTGCGATGACCGGAACAAGCAGTTCTGGGTTCCAGCTGGGGATGTCCTGAAGGCAATGCATATCACCTCCCAGGAGGATGTTGAGGATATGATCACTTTGGGTGACTTACAGGAGTACACTATACTGAGGAACCTGCAGAACAGATATGCCAAGCAATTAATATAT accTACACAGGCTCCATGTTGGTGGCCATCAATCCGTACCAGATTCTGCCTATCTACACGAATCGCGAGATACAGCTCTACAGAAATAAGTCCCTTGCTGAACTACCTCCTCACATTTTCGCCATTAGTGACAATGCCTTTCAGAGACTACAAAGACTTAAGGAGAACCAGTGCGTGGTGATCAGCGGGGAGTCGGGTGCCGGGAAGACGGAGAGCACCAAGCTGATCCTTCAGTATCTGGCCGCAATTAGTGGCAAACACTCGTGGATCGAGCAGCAAATCATAGAGGCCAATCCTATTATGGAGGCCTTTGGCAATGCCAAGACTGTACGGAATGACAACTCTTCAAGGTTCGGAAAGTACATCGAGATCAGATTCACGCCACAGGGCGCTATTCAAGGAGCTAGAATCCAGCAGTATCTTCTGGAAAAATCCCGAATTGTTTTCCAGAGTCGCGATGAGCGCAACTATCACATTTTCTACTGCATGTTGGCGGGACTTTCAACTGCGGAGAGAGAGCGCCTAAAGCTACAGGAGCAATCGCCAAGTCAGTATCATTACTTGGCCCAAGGAGGATGCTTTACTTTGCCAGGAAGAGGTGATGCCAAGGATTTTGCCGATATTCGAGCGGCTATGAAAGTGCTTTCATTTAAGCCGGAGGAAGTGTGGAGCATACTTAGTTTACTGGCGGCTATTTTGCACTTGGGAAACCTCAGATTCACAGCCACCGAGGTTGCCAATTTGGCTACGGCTGAGATAGACGATACACCAAATCTTCAGAGGGTGGCTCAATTACTGGGAATACCCATATCTGCTCTGAATGCTGCTCTTACGCAAAGAACCATCTTTGTGCATGGTGAGCACGTGACCACCAGTTTGTCCAAGGAAGCGGCTATTGAGGGTCGAGATGCTTTTGTAAAATCGTTGTACGATGGAATTTTTGTGCGCATCGTGCGAAGAATCAATGAGACTATAAACAAGCAAGTGGATCAGCCCATGAATAGCATAGGTGTTCTAGATATCTTCGGGTTCGAGAACTTCGACAATAATAGCTTTGAACAACTGTGCATCAACTATGCCAACGAAAATCTACAGCAATTTTTCGTGGGACATATCTTCAAG ATGGAACAGGATGAGTACCAGAACGAGCATATCAACTGGCAGCACATTGAGTTCCAGGATAATCAGCAAATCCTCGATCTAATTGGCATGAAACCCATGAACTTGATGTCCCTCATCGACGAAGAGTCCAAGTTTCCCAAGGGCACTGATCAAACTCTGCTCGAAAAGCTACATGTTCAGCATGGTAATCGATCCATTTACGTGAAAGGTAAAACCACCCAAACGTCTCTATTCGGAATCCGTCATTATGCCGGCGTCGTGATGTACAATCCATTGGGCTTTCTTGAAAAGAACAGGGATTCATTCAGCGGAGATCTTAGGACTCTGGTGCAGCgatcaacaaataaatatctGGTGGACATATTCCCCCATGAAATGCCCATGGATACGGCCAAGAAGCAGCCCACTTTGTGCGTGAAATTCAGAAACTCTCTGGACATGCTGATGCGCACTTTGTCGCAGGCACATCCCTACTTTATCCGTTGCATCAAGCCCAATGAATACAAGGAACCTAAG AACTTTGACAAGGAGCTGTGCGTGCGGCAGTTGCGCTACTCAGGAATGATGGAGACGGCTCGCATTCGAAGGGCTGGCTATCCGATCCGCCACGCCTACCGTGCCTTCGTGGAGAGATATCGCCTCTTGGTGCCACCGGTGGGACCTTTGGAGCAATGTGACTGCCGGAAGTTGGCGCGGCAGATCTGTGAAGTTGCCCTACCTGCCGATTCTGATCGTCAGTACGGAAAAACAAAGCTGTTCCTGCGGGACGAGGACGACGCTAGCCTGGAACTGCAGCGGTCCCAGCTGATGCTCAAGAGTATCGTGACAATTCAGCGAGGAATCAGACGGGTCTTGTTCCGACGTTACATGAAGAGATACCGCGAGGCCATTATTACGGTTCAGAGATATTGGCGAGGTCGCCTGCAGCGTCGTAAGTACCAGGTTATGCGGCAGGGATTCCATCGCCTGGGAGCCTGTATAGCTGCGCAGCAGTTGACCACCAAGTTCACGATGGTCAGGTGTCGAACCATAAAACTGCAGGCCTTGAGTCGCGGGTATCTGGTACGCAAGGACTTCCAGAAAAAGTTGTTGGAGCGGCGAAAGCAGAACCAGCTGAAGAAGGAGGAGTTACTTAAGTTGGCCAAGATGAAGGAAGCAGAGGAACTGCTAAGACTGCAGCAACTGAAGGAGCAGAAGGAGAGAGAACAAAGAGAACAGCAGGAAAAACGATTGCAGGAGGAGCAGAGGCTCAAGGCCGAAGCAGCAGCCAGAAATGCATTGGCCATGGCTGCAGTGCAGCAGAAGAGGCGAACTAAGCCCGTCAAGCAAGAGGCTCCAAAGGCTCCAACCCTGCAAGCACGCAACTCcctgccaccaccacccaccacacTGATAGTAGCTGCCCCACTACCCACTCGACCGGCCAGTGCCGTTACCAGAATTAATACCATACCCGAGAGTCCTGGCACCATTGATGTGGAGTCCTCCAAGCAAATGGTGGATGACGTGTTCCGCTTCCTAAACGATGAACCCGAT GCAGCCTTGAGGAAACTTAACAACATCTCTTCTGGAGATACAATACGTCTACCTAAATCGGTGCCAAATAACATCGACACCTCCGATTTCAGTTATTTGAAATATGCGGCTACTTACTTCGGCGGTGGCGCCACTGCACAGCACGAAAGAAAGCCTCTGAAGAAATCTTTGTTAAAACATGAACATCCCATTGATGAGATGGCCTCTAAG GCCATTTGGTTGACTATACTCCGCTTTATGGGCGACTTGCCGGATGTTGTTTCCTCGCCTACTCTTCACGTATTCGATAATGAAAACTTGATGAGTGATTTGGCAAGCCTCTTGAACACTTCTGATTCCTATAAGCCTCGCTTATTTGTGCGCCAATCCCAAAGACGTATCCCAAAGCCTTTGGCTAGTGGTGAGAAGGAAGCCCAGGAATTCTATCAACACTGGCTCAACGTTCCCACAAGTCACCTGGAGAAAATTCACTTCATCATAGGTCATGGTATAATAAAGAATAGCTTACG AGACGAAATCTTGGCCCAGATCTGCAAGCAGCTATATCTTAACCCAAGTCGGAGCTCCTACTCCCGCGGATGGTTGCTCCTTTCGCTATGCCTCAGCTGCTTTCCACCCAGCAAGGAGTTTGAGCCACACTTGCGCAGTTTCATGAAGCAGGGAACTGCCCAACTGCAGGCCACTCCATCCCTGCAGCGATTGGAGCGAACCCTGGTCAATGGACCACGCTGTCAGCCACCTTCGTTATTTGAGCTCCACGCAATCCGCGGTCGCCACCCGCTTAGGTTGGACATTCACCTGATGGATGGGCAGCAGAGAAGATTGCAGGTGGATGCGGCCAGTACAGCTCGAGAGGCAGTCAATCAACTTTGTCAGGGTATGGGGCTAACCGACACCTTTGGCTTTGGATTGGTGATGTCATTGAATGGGAAGCTAATGCCGCTGGGAGCAGGTCAGGAGCATGTCCTGGATGCCATTTCGGAGTGCGAGCAACGTCAGCTGGATGCACCTTGGAAACTATACATCCGAAAGGAAATGTTTGCCACTTGGTATGATCCCTCGATGGATCCCAAGGCCACTCAACTTATATACAAGCAAATTCTAAACGGGTTGAAGTGCGGAGAGTATCGATGTCGCTCCGAGAAGGACATAGCAATGGTGTGTGCTCTGGCCTGCTTTGTAGAATATGGACCTGGGGAGATTCTTCGATTGAAGCCATCGGAGATCACTGCATTTGTCCCAAGTGATCTTCTAGCTCCCGGCGAGCGAGCCATTGAGAACTGGAGTCGCCTAATAGCTGCCACCTACGAGAAGAGCTCTTATGTCAAAGAAGAACAGAATGACCTGCTATTGGAGGCGCAGAAGAGAGCCAAGGAGGATATATGTCTGTTTGCACATCTCTCCTGGCCTATGAGGCACTCCCGACTGTTTGAAGTGGTTCGCAAAGAGGGACCAAAACTCCAAAGCGATGAACTTATGCTGGGCATTAATTCCGCGGGCCTTTTCCTTATCGACGAAACCGAACAGGTGCTGGCATCCTGTTGTTTTAGCGAGGTGCTGAAAGTGCACGTGGAATCAGATGATAAACTGCATGTTATGACCTTCCAACACGTCAATTTTGTGCTGCAGTGCAGCTCTGCTCAGGATGCCAACGAGGTGATAAACTATATGCTGGATAATCTCCGACAGCGTTCAAGCTATGGCGTAGCTCTTGATCCGGTCGTAGAGGGGGATCTAGAGGATTGTCTAGTGCTAAACCCCGGTGACCTAATCGAATTCGAGGCAGGTGTAACAGGTGCCCAGTTAATGGCTGGTAATGCACAAGACTGCTACAGGGGATGTGTCAATGGCCAGTGGGGTCAGTTTTTAGCTGGAAATGTTCGCGTTTTGGCCACGCTCACCAAGCCGAGTGAAAAACTTCAAGATATCCTCCGAGAAGGCCGATTTCAAGAACCCCCGAAACCAACTCCAAGAGCCAATTACTCTCGTCGTCGTCAACACAATATCTCTCAGCTGGCTGAGAGCCACTTTAGGGAGCCATTGGA ctCCGATAAGGCACCACTATCAAAGTTTTCACCTGAGCCTCTGAAAGCCCCGCTGCTCAAAGCTGTTGTTAAGGTACCGCCACTTTTCCAGCAGGCATTGGTTATGCATCATCATATTCTTAAG TACATGGGTGACATAGCAAGGAGCAATCTACCGGTCAACACGGACCTCATTTTCCAGCCAGCACTGCAGCATCCGCTGTTGTGTGACGAACTCTACTGCCAGCTGATGAAGCAACTGAGCGATAATCCCTCCAGTGAAAGCGAGAAGCGGGGCTGGGACCTGCTTTACTTGGCCACGGGCTTGGTGGCTCCCAGTGTCTTGGTCATGAGGGAGCTGATCATACTACTGCGCATGCGTGCAGACGCCCTGGCCGATGCTTGCCTGAAGCGACTGAAGCGATCCTTGGCACAGGGCCAGCGAAAAAAGGCACCACATCTCATAGAGGTCGAGGGAATTCAACAGCGATGCCTGCATATCTACCACAAGATATATTTCCCCGACGATACGGTTGAGGCTTTCGAGATTGAATCACACACCCGGGGAGCAGAGCTCATAGCGGACATAGCCCAGAGATTGGAGCTCAAATCACCTGTGGGTTATAGTATTTTCTTGAAGACAGGCGACAGGGTCTATGCTATGCCGGAAGAGGAGTTCGTTTTTGATTTCATCACCCAACTCATCTACTGGCTAAGACAGCAGAGGACCATACGCTCCATATCCGATGGCCAATACCAACTGCACTTCATGAGAAAGTTATGGTTAAACAACCATCCAGGCGAAGACCTCAATGGAGATATGATCTTTAGCTATCCCCAAGAGCTGCACAAATACTTGAAGGGCTACTATCCCATCGATTGCGAGCAGGCCTCGCGTTTGGCAATTCTTGTGTACAGTGCAGATCATGACGTTAGCTTGCAGCGGCTGCCCGAAGTGCTGACACGTTTAATTCCTGAAGACCTAATACCGCTTCAAACGGTGGCCGAATGGAGGCAGCAGATCCTGCCCAAGGTCCACCGCGATCATTTAACGGAAGATCACGCCAAGATTTTGTTCCTTCAAGAGCTGTCCCATTTCGCTTGCTTCGGTTCCACATTCTTTGTGGTGAAGCAACAAAATGACGATGCCCTTCCCGAAACTCTTTTAATCGCAATTAACAGCACAGGTTTCCATATGCTGGATCCGACAACTAAGGAGATCCTTCGCAGCTATGAATACTCCCAGTTGGGTATTTGGAGCTCGGGTAAGAACCACTTCCACATTCGTTTTGGTAACATGATCGGAGCATCGAAGCTGCTGTGCAGCACCACCCAAGGATACAAAATGGACGATTTGCTGGCCTCTTATGTTAAGTATTTTAATGAACAcgaataa